A region of Kribbella sp. NBC_01245 DNA encodes the following proteins:
- the phoU gene encoding phosphate signaling complex protein PhoU, whose product MRDTYHEQLDDILAELERMTRTVSTAVRRSTTALLTADIRQAEEVIAADVELDASGEAVEDKVFDLMALQAPVANELRMLVAALRMVADLERMGDLAAHVSKIARLRYPQPAIPAELHSVLEEMGGVAGKMVDAAGDVIRSRDVEAAQKLEATDDEMDKLRSSQFRLMMDDSWPHGVEVAVDIALLGRYYERIADHAVSMARRVVYLVTGELPVAVGGTAAGSGAGASAPTVNGND is encoded by the coding sequence ATGCGCGACACCTATCACGAGCAACTCGACGACATCCTCGCCGAGCTCGAACGCATGACGCGAACGGTGTCCACCGCCGTCCGGCGCTCGACCACGGCCCTGCTGACGGCCGACATCCGTCAGGCCGAGGAGGTGATCGCCGCCGATGTCGAGCTGGACGCCAGCGGCGAGGCCGTGGAGGACAAGGTCTTCGACCTGATGGCCCTGCAGGCGCCGGTCGCCAACGAGCTGCGGATGCTGGTCGCCGCGCTGCGGATGGTGGCCGACCTGGAGCGGATGGGCGATCTCGCTGCCCACGTCTCGAAGATCGCCCGGCTCCGCTACCCGCAACCCGCCATCCCCGCCGAGCTGCACAGCGTGCTCGAGGAGATGGGTGGAGTCGCGGGCAAGATGGTCGACGCCGCCGGTGACGTGATCCGTTCCCGCGACGTCGAGGCGGCCCAGAAGCTCGAGGCCACCGACGACGAGATGGACAAGCTCCGCAGCAGCCAGTTCCGGCTGATGATGGACGACTCCTGGCCGCACGGCGTCGAGGTGGCCGTCGACATCGCGCTGCTGGGCCGGTACTACGAGCGGATCGCCGACCACGCCGTCTCGATGGCCCGCCGGGTCGTGTACCTGGTCACGGGCGAGCTGCCCGTAGCCGTCGGCGGCACGGCAGCCGGCTCCGGCGCGGGCGCCTCGGCCCCGACGGTCAACGGCAACGACTGA
- a CDS encoding phosphoglyceromutase — MTYRLILLRHGHSEWNAKNLFTGWVDVDLNAQGVEEAHRGGQLLRDRDLLPDVLHTSVLHRAIRTANIALEVAGRSWIDVRRSWRLNERHYGGLQGKDKKQTLEELGEEQFMLFRRSYDTPPPVIERGSEFDQSGDPRYAGLPSEILPATECLKDVVERMLPYWYDSIVPDLRDGKTVLVTAHGNSLRALVKHLDGLDEATVVGLNIPTGIPLYYELDEDFRPLKKGGEYLDPAAAQAAIEAVKNQGR, encoded by the coding sequence ATGACCTACCGCCTGATCCTGCTTCGTCACGGCCACAGCGAGTGGAACGCCAAGAACCTCTTCACGGGCTGGGTCGACGTCGACCTGAACGCCCAGGGGGTCGAGGAGGCGCACCGCGGCGGCCAGCTGCTGCGCGACCGTGACCTGCTGCCGGACGTGCTGCACACCTCGGTCCTGCACCGGGCCATCCGCACCGCGAACATCGCGCTGGAGGTGGCGGGCCGGTCCTGGATCGACGTCCGCCGGTCCTGGCGGCTGAACGAGCGCCACTACGGCGGTCTGCAGGGCAAGGACAAGAAGCAGACCCTCGAGGAGCTCGGCGAGGAGCAGTTCATGCTGTTCCGCCGGTCCTACGACACGCCGCCGCCGGTGATCGAGCGCGGCAGCGAGTTCGACCAGTCGGGTGACCCGCGCTACGCCGGCCTGCCGAGCGAGATCCTGCCGGCCACCGAGTGCCTCAAGGACGTCGTCGAGCGGATGCTGCCGTACTGGTACGACTCGATCGTGCCGGACCTGCGCGACGGCAAGACCGTGCTCGTCACGGCGCACGGCAACTCGCTGCGCGCCTTGGTCAAGCACCTCGACGGCCTGGACGAGGCCACCGTGGTCGGCCTGAACATCCCCACCGGCATCCCGCTGTACTACGAGCTGGACGAGGACTTCCGCCCGCTGAAGAAGGGCGGCGAATACCTCGACCCGGCCGCGGCACAGGCCGCCATCGAGGCCGTCAAGAACCAGGGCCGCTGA
- a CDS encoding YbjN domain-containing protein: MRVSAADVIRQVLTENELDFTEAEPGEFTVDLPGEKKLKTTVSLTVGTQALTVHAFVARRPDENHEAVYRWLLERNLKMYGVAFAVDHLGDIHLDGRMPLHAVTPVEMDRLLGSVLEYADSSFNTILELGFASSIRKEYEWRVSRGESTRNLDAFKGWLEPR; the protein is encoded by the coding sequence ATGAGGGTGTCGGCGGCGGACGTGATCCGCCAGGTGCTGACCGAGAACGAGCTGGACTTCACCGAGGCCGAACCGGGTGAGTTCACGGTGGACCTGCCCGGCGAGAAGAAGCTCAAGACCACGGTTTCGCTCACCGTCGGCACGCAGGCTCTGACCGTGCACGCGTTCGTCGCGCGCCGGCCGGACGAGAACCACGAGGCCGTCTACCGCTGGCTGCTGGAGCGCAACCTCAAGATGTACGGCGTGGCGTTCGCGGTGGACCATCTCGGCGACATCCACCTGGACGGGCGGATGCCGTTGCACGCGGTCACCCCGGTGGAGATGGACCGGCTGCTCGGTTCGGTGCTCGAGTACGCCGACTCGTCGTTCAACACCATCCTGGAACTCGGGTTCGCCTCGTCCATCCGCAAGGAGTACGAGTGGCGCGTCTCCCGGGGCGAGTCCACCCGCAATCTGGACGCGTTCAAAGGCTGGCTCGAGCCTCGATAG
- the mshA gene encoding D-inositol-3-phosphate glycosyltransferase, with translation MTFDPRLDRPPLRRVAMISLHTSPLDQPGTGDAGGMNVYVVELSKQLAGLGIEVDVFTRATSSAQPRQVEVLPGVTVRNVAAGPFEGLSKNDLPAQLCTFARSVLRAEAVREPGHYDVIHSHYWLSGQVGLLARDRWAVPLVHTMHTMAKVKNASLAEDDSPEPAARLIGEEQVVESADRLIANTDDEAGQLIELYGAEPAKVGVVNPGVDLDIFQPGDQAKARAAVGVPADAIVLAFVGRIQPLKAPDVLIRAAARLLDDDPTLRDRLVVAVIGGPSGNGLEHPEAHAELARRLGVDDVTRFVKPMAREGLADWYRAATVVCVPSYSESFGLVALEAQACGTPVVAAAVGGLTTAVADGQTGLLVEGHAVGDFADALRRIATDPGVRDKMSRAAVEHARGFGWELTAERTLAAYGLAQDSLAAEVAAELAPS, from the coding sequence GTGACCTTCGATCCCCGGCTGGACCGCCCACCGCTTCGGCGGGTCGCGATGATCAGCCTGCACACGTCACCGCTGGACCAGCCCGGCACGGGTGACGCCGGCGGGATGAACGTGTACGTCGTCGAGTTGTCCAAACAGCTCGCTGGCCTCGGCATCGAGGTCGACGTGTTCACCCGCGCGACATCGTCGGCTCAACCGCGCCAGGTCGAGGTGCTGCCCGGAGTGACCGTGCGGAACGTCGCGGCCGGGCCTTTCGAGGGCCTCAGCAAGAACGATCTGCCAGCCCAGCTCTGTACGTTCGCGCGGTCCGTCCTGCGCGCCGAGGCGGTCCGCGAGCCGGGCCACTACGACGTGATCCACTCGCACTACTGGCTTTCCGGCCAGGTCGGCCTGCTCGCCCGGGACCGCTGGGCCGTACCGCTCGTGCACACCATGCACACGATGGCGAAGGTCAAGAACGCCAGCCTGGCCGAGGACGACAGCCCCGAACCGGCCGCCCGGCTGATCGGCGAGGAGCAGGTGGTCGAGTCCGCCGACCGGCTGATCGCGAACACCGATGACGAGGCCGGCCAGTTGATCGAGCTGTACGGCGCGGAGCCGGCGAAGGTCGGTGTGGTCAATCCCGGCGTCGATCTGGACATCTTCCAGCCGGGTGATCAGGCGAAGGCCCGGGCCGCCGTCGGCGTACCGGCGGACGCGATCGTGCTCGCCTTCGTCGGGCGGATCCAGCCGCTGAAGGCCCCCGACGTGCTGATCCGGGCGGCCGCGCGGCTGCTCGACGATGACCCCACGCTGCGCGACAGGCTGGTGGTCGCGGTGATCGGCGGACCGTCCGGCAATGGGCTGGAACATCCCGAGGCCCATGCCGAGCTGGCCCGCCGGTTAGGCGTCGACGACGTGACGCGATTCGTGAAGCCGATGGCCCGCGAAGGCCTGGCCGATTGGTATCGGGCCGCCACGGTCGTCTGCGTTCCGTCGTACTCGGAATCGTTCGGGCTGGTCGCGCTCGAGGCCCAAGCCTGCGGTACGCCGGTCGTGGCGGCGGCCGTCGGTGGTCTGACCACGGCGGTGGCGGACGGTCAGACGGGTCTGCTGGTGGAGGGGCATGCCGTGGGCGACTTCGCCGACGCGCTGCGCCGGATCGCGACGGACCCGGGCGTTCGCGACAAGATGAGCCGGGCGGCGGTCGAACACGCGCGCGGATTCGGCTGGGAGCTGACCGCCGAACGCACCCTGGCGGCGTACGGTCTGGCCCAGGATTCCCTGGCGGCAGAGGTGGCCGCGGAGCTCGCGCCTTCCTAA
- a CDS encoding SDR family NAD(P)-dependent oxidoreductase — protein MRPIAVVTGASSGIGAASARRLAAEGFEVICAARRLDRIEALAKEIDGRAVQCDVTSAEDVAALAVAAGNEVAVLLNNAGGAFGFEPVAEADLEAWRRMFEVNVIGVAAVTKALLPALIAGEGQIIVMGSTAGQVAYEGGGGYVAAKHAAKAIVDTLRLELYDQPVRVCEIAPGMVRSEGFALTRFEGDQAKADAVYAGVAEPLTAEDVADIVGWVATRPAHVNIDRLTVRPRAQAAQHKVHRV, from the coding sequence GTGAGGCCGATCGCGGTGGTGACGGGTGCGAGCAGTGGGATCGGGGCCGCGTCGGCCCGGCGGCTCGCGGCCGAGGGGTTCGAGGTCATCTGCGCGGCCCGGCGGCTGGACCGGATCGAGGCGCTGGCGAAGGAGATCGACGGCCGCGCGGTCCAGTGCGACGTCACCTCCGCCGAGGATGTCGCCGCCCTGGCCGTTGCCGCGGGCAACGAAGTCGCCGTACTGCTGAACAACGCGGGTGGCGCCTTCGGTTTCGAGCCGGTGGCCGAGGCGGATCTCGAGGCCTGGCGGCGGATGTTCGAGGTGAACGTCATCGGCGTCGCCGCGGTCACCAAGGCGCTATTGCCCGCACTGATCGCGGGCGAGGGCCAGATCATCGTGATGGGTTCGACCGCCGGCCAGGTCGCGTACGAAGGCGGCGGCGGCTACGTCGCGGCCAAGCACGCCGCGAAGGCGATCGTCGACACGTTGCGGCTGGAGCTGTACGACCAGCCCGTGCGGGTGTGCGAGATCGCGCCGGGCATGGTCCGCAGCGAGGGATTCGCGCTGACCCGATTCGAGGGCGACCAGGCGAAGGCCGACGCGGTGTACGCCGGAGTGGCCGAACCGCTCACCGCCGAGGACGTCGCGGACATCGTCGGCTGGGTCGCCACCCGGCCCGCACACGTCAACATCGACCGGCTGACGGTTCGCCCGCGGGCCCAAGCCGCGCAACACAAGGTTCACCGCGTGTAG
- the typA gene encoding translational GTPase TypA — MPTRNDLRNVAIVAHVDHGKTTLVDAMLWQSGAFGAHQHVDERAMDSGDLEREKGITILAKNTAVRHKMASGETVTVNIIDTPGHADFGGEVERGLSMVDAIVLLVDASEGPLPQTRFVLRKALARKMPVILVVNKVDRPDSRISEVVDETYELFMDLLDHDADQSALDFPVVYASARAGRASLNKPADGSLPDSEDLEPLFETIMANVPAPTYTEDAPLQAHVTNLDASPFLGRLALVRVHEGTLKKGAQVAWCRHDGSISRVKITELLITEALERVPGESAGPGDICAIAGIPEIMIGDTLTDPENPKPLPLITVDEPAISMTIGTNTSPLAGRVKGTKVTARLVKDRLDKELVGNVSIKVLPTERPDAWEVQGRGELALAILVEQMRREGYELTVGKPQVVTREINGKKHEPVERLTIDCPEEYLGTVTQLLAVRKGRMEQMTNHGTGWVRMEFLVPARGLIGFRTEFLTDTRGTGIAHHVFEGYEPWFGDLRTRPSGSLVSDRTGVTTSYAMVNLQERGTMFCEPGTDVYEGMIIGENSRADDMDVNITREKKMTNVRSNADEFEKLVPARNLSLEQSLEFCREDECVEVTPTAIRIRKVALSQVDRAKLGRAKNKS, encoded by the coding sequence ATGCCCACCCGTAATGATCTGCGCAACGTGGCCATCGTGGCCCACGTCGACCATGGGAAGACCACCCTCGTCGACGCGATGCTGTGGCAGTCCGGTGCCTTCGGCGCGCACCAGCACGTCGACGAACGTGCGATGGACTCCGGCGACCTCGAGCGCGAGAAGGGCATCACCATTCTCGCGAAGAACACCGCCGTCCGGCACAAGATGGCCAGTGGCGAGACCGTCACGGTCAACATCATCGACACCCCTGGTCACGCCGACTTCGGTGGTGAGGTCGAGCGCGGCCTGTCCATGGTCGACGCGATCGTGCTGCTGGTGGACGCCTCCGAGGGTCCGCTGCCGCAGACCCGGTTCGTGCTGCGCAAGGCGCTGGCGCGGAAGATGCCGGTGATCCTGGTCGTGAATAAGGTCGACCGGCCCGACTCGCGCATCTCCGAGGTCGTCGACGAGACGTACGAGCTGTTCATGGACCTGCTCGACCACGACGCCGACCAGAGCGCGCTCGACTTCCCGGTCGTGTACGCCTCGGCCCGCGCCGGTCGCGCCTCGCTGAACAAGCCCGCCGACGGTTCGCTGCCGGACTCCGAGGACCTCGAGCCGCTGTTCGAGACGATCATGGCGAACGTGCCCGCCCCGACGTACACCGAGGACGCGCCGCTGCAGGCCCACGTCACCAACCTGGACGCCTCGCCGTTCCTCGGCCGGCTCGCGCTGGTCCGGGTGCACGAGGGCACGCTGAAGAAGGGCGCCCAGGTCGCCTGGTGCCGCCACGACGGCTCGATCTCGCGGGTCAAGATCACCGAACTGCTGATCACCGAGGCCCTCGAGCGGGTGCCGGGCGAATCGGCCGGACCGGGCGACATCTGCGCGATCGCGGGTATTCCCGAGATCATGATCGGTGACACCCTGACCGACCCGGAGAACCCGAAGCCGCTGCCGCTGATCACGGTCGACGAGCCGGCCATCTCGATGACCATCGGTACCAACACCTCGCCGCTGGCCGGCCGGGTCAAGGGCACCAAGGTCACCGCCCGCCTGGTCAAGGACCGGCTGGACAAGGAACTGGTCGGCAACGTGTCGATCAAGGTCCTGCCGACCGAGCGTCCCGACGCGTGGGAGGTGCAGGGCCGTGGTGAGCTGGCGCTGGCCATCCTGGTCGAGCAGATGCGCCGCGAGGGTTACGAGCTGACCGTCGGCAAGCCGCAGGTCGTCACCCGTGAGATCAACGGCAAGAAGCACGAGCCGGTCGAGCGTCTGACCATCGACTGCCCCGAGGAGTACCTCGGCACCGTGACGCAGCTGCTCGCCGTCCGCAAGGGCCGGATGGAGCAGATGACGAACCACGGCACCGGCTGGGTCCGGATGGAGTTCCTGGTGCCGGCCCGTGGCCTGATCGGCTTCCGCACCGAGTTCCTCACCGACACCCGCGGTACCGGTATCGCGCACCACGTCTTCGAGGGTTACGAGCCGTGGTTCGGCGACCTGCGGACGCGTCCGTCCGGTTCGCTGGTCTCCGACCGCACCGGCGTCACCACGTCGTACGCGATGGTGAACCTGCAGGAGCGCGGCACGATGTTCTGCGAGCCGGGCACGGATGTCTACGAGGGCATGATCATCGGCGAGAACTCCCGCGCCGACGACATGGACGTGAACATCACCCGCGAGAAGAAGATGACCAACGTCCGGTCCAACGCCGACGAGTTCGAGAAGCTCGTGCCGGCGCGCAACCTGTCGCTGGAGCAGTCGCTGGAGTTCTGCCGCGAGGACGAGTGCGTCGAGGTCACCCCGACCGCCATCCGGATCCGCAAGGTCGCGCTGTCGCAGGTCGACCGCGCCAAGCTGGGACGCGCCAAGAACAAGAGCTGA
- a CDS encoding L,D-transpeptidase: MSILRKFGAATVAAAVMGSGLMAASTQAHAAPTGGAVPAAKTAPAATTSSSAIVRGKLQIDRRCLAAGRILCVNKTTRKVVFMLNGKVLKSADARFGGPATPTRQGVFKVYRKSRHHVSRQYGSAMPYAMFFSGGQAIHYSADFRARGYAGASHGCVNMRNREAIAWMYARTKINDKVIVYRS, encoded by the coding sequence ATGAGCATTCTTCGTAAGTTCGGCGCCGCGACAGTCGCAGCGGCAGTGATGGGCAGCGGCCTGATGGCCGCGAGCACGCAGGCCCATGCCGCGCCGACTGGTGGGGCCGTGCCTGCGGCGAAAACTGCTCCGGCCGCGACGACGTCTTCATCGGCCATCGTCAGAGGCAAGCTGCAGATCGACCGGCGGTGCCTGGCCGCGGGCCGCATCCTGTGCGTCAACAAGACCACCCGCAAGGTCGTCTTCATGCTGAACGGCAAGGTGCTGAAGTCGGCCGACGCGCGCTTCGGCGGCCCGGCGACGCCGACCCGGCAGGGCGTCTTCAAGGTGTACCGCAAGTCGCGTCACCACGTCTCCCGGCAGTACGGGTCGGCGATGCCGTACGCGATGTTCTTCAGCGGCGGTCAGGCCATTCACTACTCGGCCGACTTCCGCGCCCGCGGCTACGCCGGCGCCTCCCACGGCTGCGTGAACATGCGCAACCGCGAGGCCATCGCCTGGATGTACGCCCGCACCAAGATCAACGACAAGGTGATCGTCTACCGCTCGTAG
- a CDS encoding O-acetyl-ADP-ribose deacetylase, with the protein MRIEVREVDITTVVVDGVVNAAHHSLRGGGGVDGAIHRVGGPAILAECVERYPDGIKPGEAAWTTAGELPASYVIHVVGPNYNAGQRDPETLASCYRNALRIADELGLKTLALPAVSAGIYGWPAQSAADIAVQTISTTPTAVEKAIFCLIEPRLVKAFSRSMKSMKGGPPPGNHPS; encoded by the coding sequence ATGCGGATTGAGGTGCGAGAAGTGGATATTACGACGGTGGTGGTGGATGGGGTTGTTAATGCGGCCCATCACTCGTTGCGCGGGGGTGGTGGGGTGGATGGGGCGATTCATCGGGTCGGTGGGCCGGCGATTTTGGCGGAGTGCGTCGAGCGGTATCCCGATGGGATCAAACCCGGTGAAGCGGCATGGACGACGGCCGGGGAGCTCCCCGCGTCGTACGTCATTCATGTGGTCGGGCCCAATTACAACGCCGGCCAGCGGGATCCGGAGACGCTCGCGTCCTGCTATCGCAACGCCCTGCGGATAGCCGATGAGCTAGGGCTCAAGACGCTTGCGCTGCCGGCAGTCTCCGCCGGGATCTACGGATGGCCCGCGCAATCGGCCGCCGATATCGCCGTACAGACCATCAGCACCACCCCGACCGCGGTCGAAAAGGCCATCTTCTGCCTGATCGAGCCCCGCCTGGTCAAAGCGTTCAGCCGAAGCATGAAAAGCATGAAGGGTGGCCCCCCACCGGGGAACCACCCTTCATGA
- a CDS encoding L,D-transpeptidase family protein — MRFFGKVLTTATVVAGALGLVAAGVAVSARADGGQTKAQGQTEQQVPRAGGVKTVPFEVSGELPIYPKALWKLDSNGLAVRKIEARLIQLKLLDPQYLDDSFGTMTRGAVKKFQTSQGIPALGYVDQNTWDKLKAATHEPTQKELFPPAPIVNGKKLDPRCATGRVLCIDKSTRKLRYVVNGKVISSMDVRFGAKATRTREGLFSVNWKSRKHVSKLYDSKMPFAMFFSGGQAVHYSSDFAARGYNGASHGCVNVRDLQKIEWLFDQVNVGDKVVVYWS; from the coding sequence ATGCGGTTTTTTGGGAAGGTGCTGACTACGGCGACGGTGGTTGCCGGGGCGCTGGGGTTGGTTGCGGCGGGGGTTGCCGTTTCTGCGCGGGCGGATGGCGGTCAGACCAAGGCACAAGGACAAACGGAACAGCAGGTGCCGCGGGCTGGTGGGGTGAAGACGGTGCCGTTCGAGGTGAGCGGCGAGTTGCCCATCTATCCGAAGGCGCTCTGGAAGCTCGACTCCAACGGCCTGGCCGTCCGGAAGATCGAGGCCCGGTTGATCCAGCTGAAGCTGCTCGACCCGCAGTACCTGGATGACTCCTTCGGCACGATGACCCGAGGCGCTGTGAAGAAGTTCCAGACCTCGCAGGGCATTCCCGCCCTCGGCTATGTCGACCAGAACACCTGGGACAAGCTCAAGGCCGCCACCCACGAGCCGACGCAGAAGGAGCTGTTCCCGCCGGCGCCGATCGTCAACGGCAAGAAGCTGGACCCGCGCTGCGCCACCGGCCGGGTGCTCTGCATCGACAAGTCCACCCGCAAACTGCGGTATGTCGTGAACGGCAAGGTCATCAGCAGCATGGACGTCCGCTTCGGCGCGAAAGCCACCCGGACCCGCGAGGGCCTGTTCAGCGTGAACTGGAAGAGCCGGAAGCACGTCTCCAAGCTGTACGACTCGAAGATGCCGTTCGCGATGTTCTTCAGCGGTGGGCAGGCCGTGCACTACTCCTCGGACTTCGCCGCGCGCGGTTACAACGGCGCCTCACACGGCTGCGTGAACGTCCGCGATCTGCAGAAGATCGAGTGGCTCTTCGACCAGGTCAACGTCGGCGACAAGGTCGTCGTCTACTGGTCCTGA
- a CDS encoding DUF2516 family protein: MISLATFPNLFPGFGGPVEIVWWALLGLKLIALIDAAFRPRSVFLRADKLTKPGWVLILAAFSLSHIFQGVLSFFGLFGIVAAAVYLVDARPALREAAGRGRGGWGIRRRRGPRPL, from the coding sequence ATGATCTCACTCGCGACTTTCCCGAACCTGTTCCCGGGCTTCGGCGGTCCGGTCGAGATCGTCTGGTGGGCGCTGCTCGGTCTCAAGCTGATTGCGCTGATCGACGCCGCCTTCCGGCCGCGCAGCGTGTTCCTGCGGGCGGACAAACTCACCAAACCCGGCTGGGTGCTGATCCTCGCCGCCTTCAGCCTGTCGCACATCTTCCAGGGTGTGCTCAGCTTCTTCGGCCTGTTCGGCATCGTCGCCGCCGCGGTCTACCTGGTCGACGCCCGGCCGGCGTTGCGCGAGGCCGCTGGGCGGGGCCGAGGCGGTTGGGGCATTCGCCGCCGCCGTGGACCCCGCCCGCTCTGA
- a CDS encoding helix-turn-helix domain-containing protein, whose product MASLGDRVGSVGEYLAEQRRHAQLTLRQLSDLAGVSNPYLSQIERGLRKPSADVLQQLAKALRISAETLYIRAGILDPDDNADPAERRIDVVEAVLLDPVLNERQKRVLLDVYASFVRENEASEPPAEPSPAAAVKPRKAAAKAPRKAATTKKNGRTSPRA is encoded by the coding sequence ATGGCCTCGTTGGGTGATCGCGTCGGATCGGTGGGGGAGTACCTCGCCGAACAACGCCGGCATGCTCAACTGACCTTGAGGCAGCTGTCCGACCTGGCCGGGGTGTCCAACCCCTACCTGAGTCAGATCGAGCGAGGACTTCGCAAGCCGTCGGCCGATGTGCTGCAACAGCTCGCGAAGGCCCTGCGGATCTCCGCCGAAACGCTGTACATCCGGGCCGGCATTCTCGACCCGGACGACAACGCCGACCCGGCCGAGCGCCGGATCGACGTGGTCGAGGCGGTGCTGCTCGACCCGGTGCTGAACGAGCGCCAGAAGCGGGTCCTGCTCGATGTGTACGCGTCCTTCGTGCGTGAGAACGAAGCGAGCGAACCACCTGCCGAACCATCCCCTGCTGCCGCCGTGAAGCCACGCAAGGCTGCCGCCAAGGCACCTCGCAAGGCCGCGACGACGAAGAAGAACGGCCGGACCTCACCCCGGGCCTGA
- a CDS encoding asparaginase, with translation MTEPVIVADIVRNDFVEGHHYGSVVVTAPDGSVEWSVGVVDRPMFPRSSNKPMQALGMLRSGLVLDGRLLALAGASHSGESIHLDGVREILAGVGLDESALQTPAAYPIDDDTRDEWIRAGHGKDPITMNCSGKHAAMLATSKTNGWDLATYRAPEHPVQQAIRTAIEDSAGEKVAAVAIDGCGAPLLAISLAGLARSFGLFAAAAPDSLEGRIADAFRSFPEYASGTRRDETELMHAVPGLLCKAGAEAVYAVGLPDGRGIALKIDDGGVRARKVVMASALQRLGLDGPVIEGQLREPLLGGGRPVGSVHAASSVTG, from the coding sequence GTGACCGAACCTGTGATCGTGGCCGATATCGTCCGCAACGACTTCGTCGAGGGCCATCACTACGGCTCCGTCGTGGTGACCGCCCCGGACGGAAGCGTCGAGTGGTCCGTCGGCGTGGTGGACCGGCCGATGTTCCCGCGCTCCTCGAACAAGCCGATGCAGGCGCTCGGCATGCTGCGCTCCGGCCTGGTGCTCGACGGCCGGCTGCTCGCGCTCGCCGGCGCGTCCCACTCGGGCGAGTCGATCCACCTGGACGGCGTTCGGGAGATCCTCGCCGGCGTCGGGCTGGACGAGTCGGCGCTGCAGACCCCCGCGGCGTACCCGATCGACGACGACACTCGCGATGAGTGGATTCGCGCCGGGCACGGCAAGGACCCGATCACGATGAACTGCTCGGGCAAGCACGCCGCGATGCTGGCGACGTCCAAGACGAACGGCTGGGACCTCGCGACGTACCGCGCGCCGGAACACCCTGTGCAGCAGGCGATCCGGACCGCCATCGAGGACAGCGCCGGTGAGAAGGTCGCGGCTGTCGCGATCGACGGTTGTGGTGCGCCGCTGCTCGCGATCAGCCTGGCCGGGCTGGCCCGCTCGTTCGGCCTGTTCGCCGCGGCCGCGCCGGACAGCCTCGAAGGACGGATCGCCGACGCCTTCCGCTCCTTCCCCGAGTACGCGAGCGGCACCCGTCGCGACGAGACCGAGCTGATGCACGCCGTACCGGGTCTGCTTTGCAAGGCCGGTGCCGAGGCGGTGTACGCCGTTGGGCTACCGGATGGGCGGGGGATCGCGCTGAAGATCGACGACGGTGGTGTCCGGGCTCGCAAGGTGGTGATGGCCTCGGCGCTGCAACGCCTCGGTCTCGATGGCCCGGTGATCGAGGGGCAGCTGCGCGAGCCTTTGCTCGGTGGCGGTCGGCCGGTCGGGTCGGTCCACGCTGCTAGCAGCGTTACTGGTTAG
- the ygfZ gene encoding CAF17-like 4Fe-4S cluster assembly/insertion protein YgfZ, giving the protein MSSYRSPLLDLPGAVQADGLDAGVAAHYGSDLREQRALAAGSSFVDLSHRDVVTIAGPDRLTWLHAITTQFFEGLKPGTSTTALVLSPTGRVEHAMYGVDDGETFWLHTEPGAGAALIGWLTSMVFMSRVEITDVTADYAIVWRPGAPAAGGPVTRAAADSLGGHEVFLPRAELASLEGPAAGVWAYEALRIEAGAPRLGLDTDDKSIPNELGWLNVAVHLEKGCYRGQETVARVHNLGRPPRRLVRLHLDGSVDHLPAHGNAIQLDGKTVGYVGSAARHHELGPIALALVKRSTPADAVLQVVAEEQPTVMATQEALVDPEIGLHVRARL; this is encoded by the coding sequence ACGGCCTGGACGCGGGGGTGGCGGCGCACTACGGCTCCGACCTGCGTGAGCAGCGTGCGCTGGCGGCCGGTTCGAGCTTCGTGGACCTCTCCCATCGTGACGTGGTGACGATCGCCGGGCCCGACCGGCTGACCTGGCTGCACGCGATCACCACCCAGTTCTTCGAGGGTCTCAAGCCCGGTACGTCGACCACCGCGCTGGTGCTGTCGCCGACCGGCCGGGTCGAGCACGCGATGTACGGCGTGGACGACGGCGAGACCTTCTGGCTGCACACCGAGCCTGGCGCGGGTGCTGCCCTGATCGGCTGGCTGACCTCGATGGTGTTCATGTCGCGGGTCGAGATCACCGATGTCACTGCCGACTACGCGATTGTCTGGCGACCGGGAGCGCCTGCCGCCGGTGGGCCGGTCACCCGGGCGGCAGCCGATTCGCTTGGCGGGCATGAGGTCTTCCTGCCGCGCGCGGAGCTGGCCTCGCTGGAGGGACCAGCGGCCGGCGTCTGGGCGTACGAGGCGCTCCGGATCGAGGCGGGCGCACCCCGGCTCGGCCTCGACACCGACGACAAGTCCATCCCGAACGAGCTTGGCTGGCTCAACGTCGCCGTCCATCTCGAGAAGGGCTGCTACCGCGGTCAGGAGACCGTGGCTCGCGTGCATAACCTCGGCCGGCCGCCGCGCCGCCTGGTCCGGCTGCACCTCGACGGCTCGGTCGACCATCTCCCGGCCCATGGCAACGCGATCCAGCTCGACGGCAAGACCGTTGGGTACGTCGGATCCGCCGCGCGGCACCACGAGCTCGGCCCGATCGCGCTCGCGCTGGTCAAGCGGTCGACCCCCGCGGACGCCGTACTGCAGGTGGTGGCCGAGGAGCAGCCGACGGTGATGGCCACCCAGGAGGCGCTGGTCGATCCCGAGATCGGGCTGCACGTCCGCGCCCGGTTGTGA